A genomic stretch from Vibrio coralliilyticus includes:
- a CDS encoding class I SAM-dependent methyltransferase codes for MTPAIYLEKGRDKSLRRRHPWIFSRGIRKMEGEPSLGETVDIFTHDGKWLAKGAYSPHSQIRARVWSFEKTEINEDFFVKRIQNALLLRQDVIERDGLTGYRLIAAESDGLPGITIDKYQDYLVCQLLSAGAEFQKQSLINALLKVFPQCNIYERSDVAVRKKEGLEERTGVLHGDEPPKSVVIEENGVKISVDIVGGHKTGFYLDQRDSRQQAMKYVKGKEVLNCFSYTGGFGLYALKGDAKRVINADVSQPALDTAKLNAELNEFDISKKRAVFLNADVFKLLREYRDQGTKFDVVIMDPPKFAESKAQLNGACRGYKDINMLAMQILKPGGTLLTYSCSGLMDQVLFQKIIADAAVDAGRQVKFVERFEQAADHPTDTAYPEGFYLKGFACKVI; via the coding sequence ATGACTCCAGCTATTTACCTTGAAAAAGGCCGTGATAAATCCTTAAGACGTCGACATCCTTGGATTTTCTCTCGCGGTATTCGCAAAATGGAGGGAGAGCCTTCATTAGGTGAAACAGTGGACATTTTTACTCATGACGGCAAATGGTTGGCAAAAGGCGCTTACTCTCCCCACTCTCAAATTCGTGCCCGTGTTTGGAGCTTTGAGAAAACTGAGATAAATGAAGATTTCTTTGTTAAACGTATCCAAAACGCACTACTGCTTCGTCAAGATGTGATTGAGCGTGACGGTCTCACTGGTTATCGATTGATCGCAGCAGAATCAGATGGTCTACCTGGTATTACCATCGATAAATATCAAGACTACCTTGTCTGCCAGCTCCTAAGTGCAGGCGCAGAGTTCCAGAAGCAATCACTGATAAACGCTCTCCTAAAAGTATTCCCGCAGTGCAACATTTATGAACGTTCAGACGTAGCGGTACGTAAGAAGGAAGGCTTAGAAGAACGCACAGGTGTTTTACACGGTGATGAGCCACCAAAGTCTGTTGTCATTGAAGAGAATGGAGTAAAAATCAGCGTCGACATCGTTGGCGGACATAAAACAGGTTTCTACTTAGATCAACGTGACAGCCGCCAACAAGCCATGAAATACGTTAAAGGCAAAGAGGTACTTAACTGCTTCTCCTACACCGGTGGATTCGGCTTGTATGCGCTTAAAGGTGATGCAAAACGTGTCATTAATGCTGATGTCTCTCAGCCAGCACTGGATACTGCAAAGCTCAATGCTGAGCTTAACGAGTTCGATATCTCTAAAAAACGCGCTGTGTTCCTCAATGCTGACGTGTTTAAGTTGCTACGTGAATATCGCGATCAGGGCACCAAGTTTGATGTTGTCATCATGGATCCGCCAAAGTTTGCAGAAAGCAAAGCTCAGCTCAATGGTGCATGTCGCGGCTACAAAGACATCAACATGCTGGCAATGCAGATTCTAAAGCCTGGTGGAACGCTGCTGACGTATTCATGCTCAGGCCTTATGGACCAAGTTCTATTCCAGAAAATCATCGCGGATGCTGCGGTCGATGCGGGTAGACAAGTCAAGTTCGTCGAGCGATTTGAACAAGCTGCAGATCATCCTACTGATACCGCTTACCCGGAAGGTTTTTACCTTAAAGGGTTTGCTTGTAAAGTTATCTAA
- a CDS encoding methyl-accepting chemotaxis protein translates to MKEIPFRWIDKYLIHLKIQEKFYLLFFLPVIALLVLTFVFDNAADQMLTHLYQDELVLIKNLIEAGNLTQSQVASLLASSETIALGNGPSAININNGAFSIVAKPSINLWSALSTTHIVVVLVTLSLIALGVYYIMTFIGGAMFTMNKALSTLADGDLTSRMNFFKVRDEFSEIAITIDKVAEREQSLVLSIQESVALMQQISSELNQSNQHSAEISGTQQEHLNSLASATEEMASTIREVANLAHDSSTQTENARSVAQQGQQKVGHTLASISQLSNEVQSASQAVAELDANAAQIDEVVTAINGISEQTNLLALNAAIEAARAGEQGRGFAVVADEVRALAARTQQSTVEIQSMIEALQRNSQSLTKLMETTVVNSSEGQTLMSEVNTEIASLADKNQSISDASVQIATAAEEQGVVADSIAASVEEIRTQSNQVCEMINATNGNIEQLRGQSDSMENLLTGLKA, encoded by the coding sequence ATGAAAGAAATACCATTTCGCTGGATTGATAAATATCTCATTCATTTAAAGATACAGGAAAAATTCTACCTCCTATTTTTCCTTCCCGTTATCGCACTACTCGTTCTCACCTTCGTTTTCGATAATGCCGCAGATCAAATGCTAACTCACTTATATCAAGATGAACTAGTTTTGATAAAAAATCTAATAGAAGCAGGGAATCTCACTCAAAGTCAGGTCGCTAGCTTATTAGCCAGTTCTGAAACCATCGCTCTTGGTAATGGACCTAGCGCTATCAATATAAACAATGGTGCTTTTAGCATCGTTGCTAAGCCAAGCATCAATCTATGGTCAGCTCTTTCTACAACCCATATCGTCGTTGTTCTGGTTACACTGTCTCTTATTGCATTGGGGGTCTACTACATCATGACCTTTATTGGCGGAGCTATGTTTACAATGAACAAGGCACTCAGCACTCTGGCAGATGGTGATTTGACGAGTCGAATGAACTTTTTCAAGGTTCGCGATGAATTCAGTGAAATCGCGATAACCATAGACAAAGTCGCAGAGCGTGAACAATCGCTGGTGCTCTCCATTCAAGAGTCAGTAGCGTTAATGCAACAAATAAGCTCAGAACTTAATCAATCTAACCAACACAGTGCTGAAATTTCCGGAACTCAACAGGAACACCTGAATTCACTGGCAAGTGCCACGGAAGAAATGGCTTCCACCATTCGTGAAGTCGCAAACCTAGCTCATGACTCCAGCACGCAAACTGAAAACGCGCGTTCTGTTGCTCAACAAGGGCAGCAGAAAGTTGGACACACGTTAGCCTCTATTTCCCAACTTTCCAACGAAGTTCAGTCAGCTTCACAAGCGGTTGCCGAACTTGATGCTAATGCCGCCCAAATCGACGAAGTGGTCACTGCCATTAACGGTATCTCTGAGCAAACGAACCTACTAGCACTCAACGCGGCCATCGAAGCTGCTCGAGCGGGAGAACAAGGCAGAGGTTTTGCCGTTGTTGCCGATGAAGTACGAGCATTAGCAGCAAGAACTCAACAATCTACCGTTGAGATTCAATCTATGATCGAAGCCTTACAGCGCAACAGTCAGTCTTTGACAAAACTGATGGAAACCACCGTGGTGAACTCTAGCGAGGGCCAAACATTGATGTCAGAGGTGAATACAGAAATCGCATCCTTGGCAGACAAAAACCAATCCATATCTGACGCAAGTGTACAAATAGCCACAGCCGCAGAAGAACAGGGTGTTGTTGCAGATAGCATCGCGGCGAGTGTGGAAGAAATTCGCACTCAGTCGAACCAAGTCTGCGAAATGATCAACGCAACCAATGGAAATATTGAACAACTTCGGGGACAAAGTGATTCCATGGAAAATCTACTCACAGGCCTTAAAGCATAA